A single genomic interval of Fusarium verticillioides 7600 chromosome 8, whole genome shotgun sequence harbors:
- a CDS encoding hypothetical protein (At least one base has a quality score < 10): MRATLALATLIGLANAAAIDPRKGAEPLYKIELGPGDVRMVTEKEKLALRAEHKTFIDITDLDEPGFSLQFLASFPSAVAQTSAVNALIPKLSQTNMRSTLTEFIKFQNRYYKSTYGQQSAEWLFGQIQSIITASGAKNVKVEKFTHSFRQPSIIATITGKSAATIVVGAHQDSVNSRSPETGRSPGADDDGSGTVTILEAFRVLLTDSRVSTGQAPNTIEFHWYAGEEGGLLGSGAIFQKYKQDGRQVKAMLNQDMTGYVKPGTTEVVGILTDNVDAGLTTFLKKVVAAYSKLPTVDSKCGHGCSDHASATRQGFPSAMAFESTFDNSSPYIHGTTDTIDTVNFAHVLEFSKICLGFAYELGFATTL; encoded by the exons ATGCGTGCTACTCTTGCTCTTGCGACCCTCATCGGGTTGGCAAATGCCGCTGCTATTGACCCCCGCAAGGGAGCTGAGCCTCTTTACAAGATCGAGCTTGGCCCTGGCGATGTCCGCATGGTAACCGAGAAGGAAAAGTTGGCACTGCGAGCT GAACACAAAACCTTCATCGATATCACCGACCTTGATGAGCCCGGCTTCAGCCTCCAATTCCTTGCCAGTTTCCCCAGCGCCGTTGCACAGACATCTGCCGTCAATGCTCTCATTCCTAAGCTGAGCCAGACAAACATGCGCAGCACCTTGACAGAGTTCATCAAATTCCAGAATAGATACTACAAGTCTACCTATGGTCAGCAGTCTGCTGAGTGGCTGTTTGGTCAGATCCAGTCTATCATCACTGCCAGCGGCGCCAAGAAcgtcaaggttgagaagttcaCTCACTCTTTCAGACAGCCTAGCATTATTGCTACCATCACTGGAAAGAGCGCTGCTACTATCGTTGTTGGTGCTCATCAAGATTCTGTCAATTCTCGAAGCCCCGAAACTGGACGTTCTCCCGGTGCCG acgatgatggctcTGGAACCGTCACCATTCTTGAGGCTTTCCGCGTCCTCCTGACTGACTCCCGCGTTTCAACCGGTCAGGCCCCCAACACGATTGAGTTCCACTGGTACGCCGGTGAAGAGGGCGGTCTTCTCGGAAGTGGTGCTATCTTCCAGAAGTACAAGCAAGACGGACGCCAGGTCAAGGCTATGCTTAACCAGGACATGACTGGCTACGTCAAGCCCGGTACCACCGAAGTTGTTGGCATTCTCACCGACAATGTCGATGCTGGACTTACTaccttcctcaagaaggttgtCGCTGCT TACTCCAAGCTCCCCACTGTTGACTCCAAGTGCGGACATGGGTGTTCTGACCATGCCTCCGCTACACGCCAGGGTTTCCCCTCGGCTATGGCTTTCGAGTCTACCTTTGATAACAGCAGCCCTTATATCCACGGTACCACTGATACTATTGACACCGTTAACTTCGCCCATGTTCTTgagttctccaagatctgcCTTGGTTTTGCTTACGAGCTGGGTTTTGCTACTACCCTTTGA